From Oryza sativa Japonica Group chromosome 4, ASM3414082v1, one genomic window encodes:
- the LOC9266980 gene encoding uncharacterized protein, protein MDPKRSIDDQFSKLHPSLPVDTRIGIVGAGPSGLSAAYALAKLGYRNVTLFEKCHTVSGMCESIDIEGRIYDLGGQVIAANSAPVITHLAEELGSDFEEMDTHKLSLIDSQTGNIRDLEVAEDYVSMVSLTLKLQDEANKSGRAGLHALSGLASDPTHEFLKQNGINSMPKSVAYGYTASGYGFVQDMPYAFIQEFTRTSMAGKIRRFKHGYMSMWERLSKSLPFEVFCDTQVLNVKRNSCGANVTIKNNNGEKQVLEFDKIILSGAVAFKNSKTYRSSSLTDGESEVVELNNLERELFSKVQTIDYYTTVVKINGFEHIPKGFYYFGEFMEDPTTIGHPVAMQRFFADTNIFLFWSYGNSADIKGSFVAKCVTDVVSSMGGNVQKVILQRRFKYFPHVSSKDMKDGFYERLESQLQGFQNTYYVGGLLAFELTERNASYSIMAVCKHFAIDGEGELTPYVKRLFPLSHNRNPSPPRDLGELEGVEFPDLPSLDGYLQYWGTHKVTEKNVIYTWINEEGKLMNRRTYQELHGNASYIAQKLLTSTKPVIKPGDRVLLIHLPGLEFIDAFFGCIRAGVIPVPVLPPDPMQSGGQALLKVENISKMCNAVAILSTSSYHAAVRAGYIKNIVTLAKRVQKCSAQWPDIPWIHTDSWIKNYRRSSDSFNSDTVLFTKPQPSDLCFLQFTSGSTGDAKGVMITHEGLIHNVKTMKKRYRSTSKTVLVSWLPQYHDMGLIGGLFTALVSGGTSVLFSPMIFIRNPLLWLQTINDYHGTHSAGPNFAFELVIRRLEAEKNKVYDLSSMVFLMIAAEPVRQKTVRRFIELTQPFGLSEGVLAPGYGLAENCVYVTCAFGECKPVFIDWQGRVCCGYVEQDDTDTLIRIVDPDSLTEHQEDGVEGEIWISSPSSGVGYWGNSEMSQRTFFNQLKNHPNKKFTRTGDLGRTIDGNLFITGRIKDLIIVAGRNIYSADVEKTVESSSEVLRPGCCAVVGIPEEVLAQKGISIPDSSDQVGLVVIAEVREGKAVSKEVVNNIKARVVEEHGVAVASVKLIKPRTICKTTSGKIRRFECMRQFVDNTLSLAKGNHVSKKKGLFRSLTTGTGMESKRSLLRQTVDLTISHWPKSQVKNSNEITEFLTQIVSEHTGISKDKISLTDSLPSYGFDSIAVVRAAQKLSDFLGVPVGAIDIFTASCISELASFLENLVHKSQTQLAPWPKSKVKNSKVIIEFLTKIVSDQTGIPKDKISPMDSLPSYGFDSIAVVQAAQKLSDFLGVPVGAIDIFTAGCISELATFLENLAHKSQSQLAPGASCYIEDETQVDPMDAISPEFSVLGTGILQLLALTYVCFVLLLPAYLASSTYMSIFSTVSLVRSPLLSYLSSLVMAPIVWIFYISLTSLSLSILGKSFLQPNYVLIPDVSIWSVDFVKWWALNKAQALAAKMLAVHLKGTIFLNYWFKMQGARIGSSVVIDTVDITDPSLLTVADGAVLAEGALVQGHEVCNEVLSFRPIWIGCEASIGPYAVLQKGTVVEDGAVVPPLQKTGAGKSTRRTSRTSVSIKKEAAKANMILEHLVSIYAVGILGALSGAIVYTLYTHLSGKAASPLHFSFACIAGAFHWLPAAITAYAVIVQETPTSALSFALFTAFADLSYGVILSILTSITSRALAAKPGTKQNGIASLIHRRITISAHVRFAKMLSGTEAFCVYLRLLGAKIGRHCSIRAINPVANPELISVGDGVHLGDFCNIVPGFYSKGGFTSAEIKVQENTVVGSGSLLLPGCVLQENVILGALSVAPENAVLRRGGVYVGSQSPAMVKNTLLDEDERIEEMDQAYKKIVGNLAANLAITTMNVKSRYFHRIGVSGRGVLRMYEEIPSFPRHKIFASGKSFPVIVRHSNSLSADDDARLDARGAAVRILSDNDGEAPLLDLTLKSGKAFYARTIADFATWLVCGLPAREEQVKRSPHIRDAVWGSLRSTDSYTVLHYYSNICRLLRFDDGREMYAKFKLRPADPDVPEDSGKVVPRGILPPETGAIPRDEDDTRPLLFLADDFRRRVGSPDGVRYVFQLQLREVPTDAAARDVALDCTRPWDEAEFPYIDVGEVSIGRNLPTEETEKLEFNPFLRCPEVDVIPATSCAQSASIDHGRSLVYEICQRLRNGEPLPASWRAFLEQSDTKIDLSGCPVAAAATPTRSNAGDATKVTLARTWYQALWATLCQPLLQTLVPYSVLGLVIFLPLRGLLAVAAATRFPLYWLLPAFWAASGVAAMATCAAAKWALVGSRVDGDTVHIWSPAVFLDTVWQAVRAATAEYFAELTPGSAPFAAWMRVMGASVSPGDGVYVDSMGALLNPEMVRLERGAAVGRDALLFGHVYEGEAGKVKFGAVSVGEDGFVGSRAVAMPSVTVDDGGCLAALGLAMKGETVKHSM, encoded by the exons ATGGACCCAAAGAGATCAATAGATGATCAATTTTCTAAGTTGCATCCAAGTTTACCAGTTGATACTAGAATTGGCATAGTGGGAGCAGGACCAAGTGGCTTATCAGCAGCCTATGCACTAGCTAAGCTAGGTTACCGCAATGTAACTTTGTTTGAGAAATGCCATACTGTTTCAGGGATGTGTGAGTCCATTGACATTGAAG GACGAATATATGATTTGGGAGGACAAGTTATAGCAGCAAACAGTGCCCCTGTTATAACTCACCTTGCAGAGGAACTAGGGTCTGATTTCGAAGAGATGGATACACACAAACTCTCCCTGATTGACAGCCAAACAGGAAATATTCGAGATCTTGAAGTAGCTGAGGACTATGTATCCATGGTATCTCTGACGCTAAAATTACAG GATGAAGCAAATAAGTCAGGCCGAGCTGGACTTCATGCTCTCAGTGGATTGGCATCCGACCCGACCCATGAATTTTTGAAGCAAAATGGAATAAATTCAATGCCAAAATCTGTAGCATATGGTTACACCGCTTCGGGCTATGGTTTTGTTCAAGACATGCCCTATGCTTTCATTCAGGAGTTTACTAGAACCTCTATGGCTGGTAAAATCCGGCGTTTCAAGCATGGTTACATGAGCATGTGGGAGAGATTAAGTAAATCATTACCATTTGAAGTTTTTTGTGACACGCAAGTTCTGAATGTCAAGCGCAACAGTTGTGGTGCAAATGTAACCATCAAGAACAACAATGGTGAAAAACAAGTTTTGGAGTTCGACAAAATTATACTATCAGGTGCTGTTGCTTTCAAGAACAGCAAAACATATCGATCCTCTAGTCTTACTG ATGGAGAAAGTGAAGTGGTGGAACTAAACAATCTTGAAAGAGAACTATTCAGTAAAGTACAGACTATCGACTACTATACTACTGTTGTTAAGATCAATGGATTCGAGCACATACCAAAGGGATTTTACTACTTTGGAGAATTCATGGAGGATCCAACAACAATAGGACACCCTGTGGCAATGCAAAGATTCTTTGCTGACACAAACATTTTCTTGTTTTGGTCTTATGGAAATTCAGCAGACATCAAGGGTTCATTTGTGGCTAAATGTGTGACTGATGTCGTGAGTTCTATGGGAGGCAATGTTCAGAAAGTAATTTTGCAACGGCGGTTCAAGTATTTCCCTCATGTCAGCAGTAAAG ACATGAAAGATGGATTCTATGAGAGGTTGGAGTCCCAGTTACAAGGTTTTCAGAACACTTACTATGTTGGAGGTTTGCTAGCATTTGAGCTTACCGAAAGAAACGCTTCGTACTCCATCATGGCTGTTTGTAAGCACTTTGCCATTGATGGTGAGGGAGAACTGACTCCTTATGTCAAG AGATTATTCCCTTTGTCCCATAATAGAAATCCATCACCTCCTAGAGATCTTGGTGAGCTTGAAGGTGTTGAATTTCCTGACCTTCCCTCCCTTGATGGATATTTGCAATACTGGGGAACTCATAAAGTCACTGAGAAGAATGTTATCTATACTTGGATCAATGAAGAAGGAAAGCTCATGAATCGAAGAACCTACCAGGAGCTTCATGGGAATGCATCTTACATTGCACAAAAACTTTTAACAAGCACAAAACCTGTTATCAAGCCTGGTGATAGAGTTCTGCTTATTCACCTCCCTGGTTTGGAGTTTATTGATGCATTCTTTGGGTGTATTAGAGCAGGAGTTATACCAGTCCCTGTATTGCCCCCTGATCCAATGCAAAGTGGTGGACAAGCTCTTCTTAAAGTCGAGAACATCTCTAAGATGTGCAATGCTGTGGCTATTCTATCCACCTCTTCGTACCATGCTGCTGTACGAGCAGGTTATATCAAGAACATTGTCACTTTAGCAAAGAGAGTTCAGAAATGCTCAGCACAGTGGCCTGACATCCCATGGATTCATACCGACTCATGGATAAAGAACTACCGGCGAAGCTCAGACAGCTTCAACTCAGACACTGTTTTATTTACCAAACCCCAGCCAAGTGACTTGTGCTTTCTACAGTTCACTTCAGGTTCCACTGGTGATGCCAAGGGGGTGATGATAACTCATGAAGGACTTATCCACAACGTGAAGACTATGAAAAAGCGTTATAGAAGTACTTCAAAAACTGTCCTTGTCAGTTGGCTTCCACAGTATCATGACATGGGTCTTATAGGAGGTCTTTTCACTGCTCTTGTAAGTGGAGGAACTTCTGTTCTATTTTCACCAATGATATTTATCAGAAACCCCCTTCTGTGGTTGCAAACGATCAATGACTACCATGGAACCcatagtgcaggtccaaatttTGCATTTGAACTCGTGATAAGAAGGCTTGAGGCTGAGAAGAACAAAGTATATGACCTCTCATCAATGGTCTTCCTCATGATTGCGGCAGAGCCAGTAAGGCAAAAAACTGTCAGAAGGTTCATAGAGTTAACTCAACCTTTTGGCCTTTCTGAAGGTGTCCTCGCACCTGGATATGGTCTGGCTGAGAACTGTGTCTATGTTACCTGTGCCTTCGGTGAATGCAAGCCAGTTTTCATAGACTGGCAAGGAAGAGTATGTTGTGGGTATGTTGAGCAAGATGATACAGACACTCTCATCAGAATTGTTGATCCTGACTCTCTAACTGAGCACCAAGAAGATGGTGTTGAAGGTGAGATATGGATTAGCAGTCCTAGTTCTGGAGTAGGTTATTGGGGCAATTCGGAAATGAGCCAGAGAACTTTTTTCAATCAGCTTAAGAACCACCCCAACAAGAAGTTCACAAGAACCGGTGATTTGGGACGGACCATCGATGGTAACCTTTTTATTACAGGAAGGATCAAAGATCTCATCATTGTCGCTGGTAGAAATATTTATTCTGCGGATGTAGAGAAGACTGTGGAAAGTTCTTCTGAGGTCCTCCGACCAGGCTGTTGTGCTGTGGTCGGTATCCCAGAGGAAGTTCTGGCTCAGAAAGGCATCTCAATTCCAGATTCTTCTGATCAGGTTGGACTTGTTGTGATTGCAGAGGTTAGAGAGGGTAAGGCAGTCTCTAAAGAGGTTGTTAACAACATCAAAGCACGTGTGGTGGAGGAGCATGGTGTAGCTGTTGCATCTGTGAAGCTTATCAAGCCTAGAACCATATGCAAGACAACATCTGGGAAGATACGAAGATTTGAATGCATGAGGCAGTTTGTTGACAATACTCTTAGTTTGgctaagggcaaccatgtatcTAAGAAAAAGGGTCTTTTTCGGTCTCTGACAACAGGAACTGGCATGGAGTCAAAGAGGTCCCTCTTGAGGCAAACTGTTGACCTCACCATTAGCCATTGGCCCAAAAGCCAAGTTAAAAACTCCAATGAAATAACTGAGTTTCTGACACAAATAGTGTCAGAGCACACTGGCATTTCAAAGGATAAAATTTCTCTAACTGACAGTCTACCTTCGTATGGTTTTGATTCTATTGCAGTGGTACGAGCAGCCCAGAAGCTCTCAGATTTTCTTGGTGTTCCTGTTGGGGCCATTGACATCTTTACAGCAAGCTGCATTTCGGAGCTTGCAAGCTTCTTGGAGAATTTGGTGCATAAGTCACAAACACAGTTGGCACCTTGGCCCAAAAGCAAAGTGAAAAACTCCAAGGTGATTATCGAGTTTCTGACAAAGATTGTATCAGATCAAACAGGGATTCCAAAGGATAAAATTTCTCCGATGGATAGCCTACCTTCATATGGTTTTGATTCAATTGCGGTGGTCCAAGCAGCACAGAAACTCTCCGATTTTCTCGGTGTACCTGTTGGAGCCATTGACATATTTACAGCTGGTTGCATTTCTGAGCTAGCTACCTTCTTGGAGAATTTGGCGCATAAGTCACAGTCACAGTTGGCACCTGGTGCATCTTGCTATATTGAGGATGAGACTCAAGTGGATCCCATGGATGCCATTAGTCCAGAATTCAGTGTTTTGGGTACGGGCATCCTGCAACTGCTGGCTCTTACTTATGTCTGTTTTGTGCTGCTACTCCCAGCATATCTTGCTAGTTCGACATACATGAGCATTTTCTCTACAGTCAGTCTGGTCAGATCACCATTGCTGAGCTATCTTAGTTCTTTGGTTATGGCACCTATTGTGTGGATCTTTTATATCTCGCTCACTTCTTTATCACTGTCTATCTTGGGGAAGTCCTTCCTACAGCCAAATTATGTTCTGATCCCTGATGTTTCAATATGGTCAGTTGACTTTGTGAAATGGTGGGCACTAAACAAAGCACAAGCATTAGCTGCAAAGATGCTAGCTGTGCATCTAAAGGGCACAATTTTCTTAAATTATTGGTTCAAGATGCAAGGAGCTCGGATTGGTTCATCTGTTGTCATCGACACAGTAGACATAACCGATCCATCCCTGTTGACGGTTGCAGATGGTGCAGTTCTTGCAGAAGGCGCTCTTGTTCAGGGCCATGAAGTCTGTAATGAAGTGCTGAGTTTTAGGCCTATCTGGATTGGCTGTGAGGCTTCGATTGGTCCTTATGCGGTGCTTCAGAAGGGAACTGTTGTGGAAGATGGAGCTGTTGTTCCACCATTGCAGAAGACTGGGGCTGGGAAATCAACACGTCGGACTAGCAGAACTTCTGTAAGCATAAAG AAAGAAGCAGCCAAAGCAAACATGATACTTGAACACCTCGTTAGCATCTACGCAGTTGGCATCCTGGGTGCTCTGTCCGGTGCAATCGTCTACACACTATACACTCACTTGTCCGGCAAAGCGGCTTCGCCTCTGCATTTCTCCTTTGCATGCATTGCTGGTGCGTTCCACTGGTTACCAGCTGCCATCACTGCCTATGCTGTTATTGTCCAGGAGACACCCACAAGTGCACTGTCATTTGCTCTCTTCACTGCCTTCGCCGACCTGAGCTATGGTGTCATCCTCAGTATTCTCACCAGTATAACCAGCAGAGCCCTTGCTGCAAAGCCTGGAACCAAGCAGAATGGCATTGCGAGTTTGATCCACCGGCGCATAACCATCTCTGCTCATGTCAGGTTTGCCAAGATGCTATCTGGAACAGAAGCCTTCTGCGTGTACCTGAGGCTTCTCGGAGCAAAGATTGGCAGGCATTGCTCTATCCGAGCCATCAATCCGGTGGCGAATCCTGAGCTGATCAGCGTCGGTGATGGCGTCCATCTAGGTGACTTCTGCAATATTGTTCCAGGGTTCTACTCCAAGGGGGGATTCACCAGTGCAGAGATTAAGGTCCAGGAGAACACCGTGGTTGGCAGTGGCAGCTTGCTCCTCCCTGGCTGTGTCCTCCAGGAGAATGTCATCCTCGGCGcgctctccgtcgcgccggagaACGCTGTTCTCCGGCGTGGCGGCGTCTACGTCGGGTCACAGTCTCCGGCCATGGTGAAGAACACCTTGCTTGACGAGGATGAACGGATCGAAGAGATGGATCAGGCATACAAGAAGATTGTTGGCAACCTCGCGGCGAACTTGGCCATCACCACCATGAACGTCAAGTCGAGGTACTTCCACCGCATCGGCGTGAGCGGCCGCGGCGTCCTGAGGATGTACGAGGAGATACCGTCGTTTCCCCGGCACAAGATCTTCGCCTCCGGCAAGTCCTTCCCGGTGATCGTCCGCCACAGCAACAGCCTgagcgccgacgacgacgcgaggCTCGACGCCCGCGGCGCCGCGGTGCGGATCCTCTCGGACAACGACGGCGAGGCGCCTCTCCTCGACCTCACACTCAAGAGCGGCAAGGCGTTCTACGCGCGCACCATCGCCGACTTCGCCACCTGGCTGGTCTGCGGCCtgccggcgagggaggagcagGTCAAGCGCTCGCCGCACATCCGCGACGCCGTCTGGGGCTCTCTCCGGAGCACCGACTCGTACACCGTGCTCCACTACTACTCCAACATATGCCGGCTGCTGCGGTTCGACGACGGCAGGGAGATGTACGCCAAGTTCAAGCTCCGTCCTGCTGATCCAGACGTCCCCGAGGACTCCGGCAAGGTGGTGCCGAGGGGCATCCTGCCGCCGGAGACCGGCGCGATCCCCAGGGACGAGGATGACACGCGCCCTCTGCTCTTCCTCGCCGACGACTTCCGCCGGAGAGTGGGCTCACCGGACGGGGTGCGCTACGTGTTCCAGCTGCAGCTCAGGGAGGtgcccaccgacgccgccgcccgcgacgTCGCCCTCGACTGCACCCGGCCGTGGGACGAGGCCGAGTTCCCTTACATCGACGTCGGCGAGGTCAGCATCGGCCGCAACCTCCCGACGGAGGAGACGGAGAAGCTCGAGTTCAACCCGTTCCTCCGGTGCCCCGAGGTGGACGTCATCCCGGCGACGTCGTGCGCGCAGAGCGCGTCCATCGACCACGGCCGCTCGCTGGTCTACGAGATATGCCAGCGCCTGCGGAACGGCGAGCCGCTGCCCGCGTCGTGGCGAGCTTTCCTGGAGCAGTCGGACACCAAGATCGACCTGTCAGGATGCccggtcgctgccgccgcgacACCCACAAGGTCTAACGCCGGCGACGCCACGAAGGTGACGCTGGCCAGGACGTGGTACCAGGCGCTCTGGGCCACGCTGTGCCAGCCGCTGCTGCAAACGCTGGTGCCGTACTCTGTCCTGGGCCTCGTCATCTTCCTCCCGCTCAGgggcctcctcgccgtcgccgcggccaccCGCTTCCCGCTCTACTGGCTCCTCCCGGCGTTCTGGGCCGCGTCGggcgtcgccgccatggccacgtgcgcggcggcgaagtggGCGCTGGTCGGCAGCAGGGTCGACGGCGACACGGTGCACATCTGGTCGCCGGCCGTGTTCCTGGACACGGTCTGGCAGGCCGTGCGCGCCGCCACGGCGGAGTACTTCGCCGAGCTGACGCCCGGGTCGGCGCCGTTCGCGGCGTGGATGCGGGTGATGGGCGCCTCCGTGTCCCCCGGCGACGGCGTGTACGTGGACTCCATGGGCGCGCTGCTGAACCCGGAGATGGTGCGCCTggagcgcggcgccgccgtcgggcgGGACGCGCTGCTGTTCGGCCACGTGTACGAGGGCGAGGCCGGGAAGGTGAAGTTCGGCGCCGTGTCCGTCGGGGAGGACGGGTTCGTCGGCAGCCGCGCCGTGGCCATGCCCAGCGTCACGGTGGACGACGGCGGCTGCCTCGCCGCGCTCGGGCTGGCCATGAAGGGGGAGACGGTGAAGCACAGCATGTAA
- the LOC9269478 gene encoding putative beta-glucosidase 9 precursor, whose amino-acid sequence MAVAGAVAMSGGILLLLLLLLLLLAAACVEAGELPPISRRSFPKGFIFGTSSASYQCEGGAAEGGRGPSIWDTFTYQHPDKIADKSNGDVADNTYHLYKEDVHMMKEMGMDAYRFSISWSRILPNGSLNGGVNIEGINYYNNLINELLLKGVQSFVTLFHYDTPQALEDKYNGFLSPNIINDYKDYAEICFKEFGDRVKHWITFNEPWIFCSKAYASGTYAPGRCSPWEMGKCSVGDSGREPYTACHHQLLAHAETVRLYREKYQFTEEVVRQSQFIHDNDLHRRSAKALQKGKIGIIVNSQWYVPFSPSKTNKDAARRVLDFVLGWLMDPLIRGDYPLNMRELVGNRLPKFTKEQSEMVKGAFDFIGLNYYSSSYAENVLPSYGLKNSYNTDFHARITGSRNGTLIGPQAASSWLHIYPQGLRELLLYIKENYGNPTIFITENGVDEVNNKTMPLKEALNDNTRIEYYHKHLLALRNAMRDGANVKGYFAWSLLDNFEWADGYTLRFGLNFVDYDDGMKRHPKNSAHWFKKFLREMKQG is encoded by the exons ATGGCGGTTGCCGGGGCAGTGGCGATGTCCGGCGgtattctcctcctcctcctcctcctcctcctcctcctagctGCCGCCTGCGTCGAAGCCGGCGAGCTGCCGCCGATTAGCCGGAGAAGCTTCCCCAAGGGGTTCATCTTCGGGACGTCCTCCGCGTCCTATCAG TGCGAGGGTGGAGCAGCAGAGGGGGGCAGAGGACCAAGCATCTGGGACACCTTCACATATCAGCATCCAG ATAAAATCGCTGACAAAAGCAACGGGGATGTGGCTGACAACACCTACCATCTCTACAAG GAAGATGTGCACATGATGAAGGAGATGGGAATGGATGCATACAGGTTTTCCATCTCATGGTCAAGAATTCTTCCAA ATGGAAGTCTGAATGGTGGAGTCAACATAGAAGGCATCAACTACTACAACAATTTGATCAATGAGCTATTATTGAAAG GGGTCCAATCATTTGTTACCCTTTTCCATTATGACACACCTCAGGCACTGGAAGATAAATACAACGGATTTCTTAGCCCTAATATCAT AAATGACTATAAGGACTATGCTGAAATCTGCTTCAAAGAGTTTGGTGACCGAGTGAAACATTGGATCACCTTCAATGAGCCTTGGATCTTCTGCTCTAAGGCCTATGCATCTGGCACCTATGCCCCGGGCCGGTGTTCACCCTGGGAGATGGGAAAATGCAGCGTTGGAGATTCAGGAAGGGAGCCTTACACTGCATGCCATCACCAACTACTTGCCCACGCAGAAACTGTTCGGTTGTACAGAGAGAAATATCAGTTCACTGAAGAAGTTGTCAGGCAGTCGCAGTTCATCCATGATAATGATTTACATCGAAGATCCGCAAAG GCCTTACAAAAGGGGAAGATTGGAATAATTGTGAACTCACAGTGGTATGTTCCCTTCTCCCCATCCAAAACCAACAAGGATGCAGCAAGACGTGTTCTAGATTTCGTGCTTGGATG GCTTATGGATCCTCTCATTAGAGGGGACTACCCCCTAAACATGAGAGAATTGGTTGGAAATCGCTTGCCAAAGTTCACCAAAGAGCAATCTGAAATGGTCAAGGGTGCATTTGATTTCATTGGACTTAATTACTACTCTTCAAGCTATGCTGAGAATGTTCTTCCATCGTATGGTCTTAAGAACAGCTACAATACTGATTTCCACGCTAGGATTACCG GTAGTCGAAACGGTACTCTCATTGGTCCTCAG GCTGCTTCATCTTGGCTTCATATATACCCTCAAGGGCTCCGTGAATTGTTGCTTTATATCAAGGAAAACTACGGCAATCCTACCATCTTTATTACTGAAAATG GTGTTGATGAAGTCAATAACAAGACCATGCCACTCAAGGAGGCCCTGAATGATAATACGAGGATAGAATATTATCACAAGCACCTTCTCGCCCTGCGAAATGCTATGAG GGATGGAGCAAACGTGAAGGGGTACTTTGCATGGTCTCTGCTTGACAACTTTGAGTGGGCGGATGGCTACACACTCCGGTTTGGGCTAAACTTTGTGGATTACGATGATGGGATGAAGAGACACCCCAAGAATTCAGCCCATTGGTTCAAGAAGTTCCTCCGAGAAATGAAACAGGGATGA
- the LOC107276630 gene encoding uncharacterized protein, with the protein MAHPHCAVKPCCCFCCCCLLVAAVLAVAVFLAMSPPAAAAAAASSSQPAAAAALQRAETTATMYTAKELREKQDVTKGAEEDVTTTTTTTGFGAESEREVPTGPDPIHHHGRGPRRQSP; encoded by the exons ATGGCTCATCCTCATTGTGCCGTCAAGCcgtgctgctgcttctgctgctgctgcctcctcgtcgccgccgtgctcgccgtcgccgtctttCTGGCCatgtcgccgcccgccgccgccgccgccgccgcatcgtcgTCACAACCAG cggcggcggcggcattgcaacgggccgagacgacggcgaccatGTACACCGCGAAGGAGTTGCGGGAGAAGCAGGACGTGACCAAG ggcgcggaggaggacgtgaccacgacgacgacgacgacggggttCGGCGCGGAGTCGGAGAGGGAGGTGCCCACCGGGCCGGACCCGATCCACCACCACGGCCGGGGGCCCAGGCGGCAGTCACCGTGA
- the LOC136356226 gene encoding uncharacterized protein, whose product MIEADLLLPAAGSRRGTVAAARSGRRAAATAGSLRGEGGAAPGRRRRRRRRPHDVGRVALFPAASSSSSSAAAPLTAAASSSSMSVVATALPPPAAATGASSSAHGDGAAPGSRLLIGIVIDGGHRDASGSSRTSLLRLGRQQPGRRLIGSGGGERAPPAYALRESKGEES is encoded by the exons ATGATAGAAGCAG atctgctgctccccgccgccggatccaggCGGGGgactgtcgccgccgccagatccgggcGAAgggcagccgccaccgccggatccttgcgtggggagggcggcgccgctcctggccgccgccgccgacgtcggcggcggccgcatgATGTGGGGAGGGTGGCGCTgttcccggccgcctcctcgtcgtcgtcgtcggcggcggcgccgctcacggctgctgcctcctcctcctcgatgtCGGTGGTGGCCACCGCGCTACCTCCGCCAGCAGCCGCGacgggcgcctcctcgtcggcgcaCGGTGACGGCGCCGCTCCCGGCAGCCGTCTCCTCATTGGCATCGTCATCGACGGCGGCCACCGCGATGCCTCCGGCAGCAGCCGCACCAGCCTCTTGCGCCTCGGTCGCCAgcagcccggccgccgcctcatcggcagcggcggcggcgagcgggcgcCTCCCGCCTACGCGCTTAGAGAAAGCAAAGGAGAGGAGAGTTGA